From the genome of Amia ocellicauda isolate fAmiCal2 chromosome 14, fAmiCal2.hap1, whole genome shotgun sequence, one region includes:
- the dhrs4 gene encoding dehydrogenase/reductase SDR family member 4 — protein sequence MFLRSAGLTGRRLLSNQTQARRMMSQGSLSGKVAIVTASTDGIGLAAARSLAQRGASVMVSSRKEENVERAVKQLRSENLSVSGTVCNVGDAEHRDCLVTATVQQFGGVDILVSNAAVNPFFGHMLDCGEDAWDKIMDINVKTAFFLTKLVVPHMEKRGGGSIVFIASIAGYQPFTGLGPYSVSKTALLGLTKALTPELSPYNIRVNCVAPGLIKTRFSSAIWKNEDVAEEFLKQQSIKRLGVPEDVGGVVAFLCSSDAAFITGETIPVAGGMNCRL from the exons atgTTTTTGAGATCTGCTGGCCTCACAGGGAGGCGACTCTTGTCCAATCAGACGCAGGCGAGGAGGATGATGTCACAGGGCAGTCTATCAGGGAAGGTCGCAATAGTAACCGCGTCCACAGATGG GATCGGTCTGGCGGCGGCGCGATCGTTGGCGCAGCGTGGGGCCAGCGTCATGGTGAGCAGCCGCAAGGAGGAGAACGTGGAGAGGGCTGTGAAGCAGCTGCGCTCCGAGAACCTCAGTGTGAGCGGGACGGTGTGCAACGTGGGCGACgcagagcacagagactgcCTGGTCACTGCg ACAGTGCAGCAGTTCGGCGGGGTTGATATCCTCGTCTCCAACGCTGCTGTCAATCCCTTCTTCGGCCACATGCTGGACTGCGGGGAGGACGCCTGGGACAAG ATTATGGACATCAATGTGAAGACGGCCTTCTTCCTGACCAAACTGGTTGTGCCTCACATGGAGaagagagg GGGCGGGTCCATCGTGTTCATAGCGTCCATCGCTGGATATCAACCGTTcacg GGTCTGGGCCCATACAGTGTCAGTAAGACGGCTCTGCTGGGCCTCACCAAAGCGCTGACCCCTGAACTCTCGCCCTACAACATCCGGGTCAACTGTGTGGCCCCTGGACTGATCAAGACCCGGTTCAGCTCGGCG ATATGGAAGAACGAAGACGTCGCAGAAGAGTTCCTGAAACAGCAGAGCATCAAacg gctgGGGGTGCCGGAGGATGTGGGTGGGGTGGTGGCGTTCCTGTGCTCCAGCGACGCGGCGTTCATCACCGGAGAGACGATCCCTGTGGCCGGAGGGATGAACTGCAgactgtga
- the tinf2 gene encoding TERF1-interacting nuclear factor 2, translated as MDSDPEAPSLSLDALRLLAPPLRLISAAVWTAVRRRDVVHYGKVADLVTAVRETTPDLLTYRHTAKLTLGLRARVIVGMLVSGAPLEEISSELDKFVPPKSQPSANGAVKKDRKVQQSVQNFRQLVSTLLDEPLLRQQFIQDSLPVQYGDEFDTALERLVWEFIVRLDQLLPVPSLKQTVSLLSAAPCVWEDSLRLAQPQLLHNLLQHHRELGHLEQLSHSPGGPTPSHSTGDLYDSQGDSILSSLSSFVQQPNTEGNELGPSPVYTSTHWPDTAANRRADDSQAPPATRTRSKATPSQSSARKRAVTVSRALTGDRERRGSQEKGVRRRGGEVGETGVRRRSARQRVCASEGRIGRERGCRSVERRGEEKERGAMFYWSDKGRGRRREAGKVRWKDRGRQSQSERRATRSSQRAGLGDSAGVQEGVGPLDLKARFLVTSCLHSQPRVVIRRLSFPTPPLPVSTPQHSPVKLDDPPASRRQEEETPVRRVVTRKRKLSAPLTISPRRRALMSSLGSGEKENYTDVLEETGSVSPAISPVKTQPARPLLSIEPTDDIILDSEDEETKNFKCKLFTEQYHRTKYNTFIPTLREFLQPGLGDRTVAC; from the exons ATGGACTCGGACCCGGAGG ctcCCTCCCTTTCCCTGGACGCCCTGCGTCTCCTGGCCCCGCCCCTGCGCCTGATTTCTGCAGCAGTTTGGACGGCTGTGCGGCGACGAGACGTGGTGCATTATGGGAAGGTGGCCGACCTGGTGACTGCAGTAAGGGAGACGACCCCTGACCTCCTGACCTACAGACACACTGCCAAACTGACCCTGGGGCTGAGAGCCAGG GTGATCGTGGGGATGCTGGTCTCCGGGGCGCCGTTGGAAGAGATCTCCTCCGAGCTCGACAAGTTCGTGCCGCCCAAGAGCCAACCGTCCGCCAACGGG gCGGTGAAGAAGGACAGGAAGGTGCAGCAGTCAGTGCAGAATTTCCGTCAGCTTGTTAGCACTCTGCTTGACGAGCCATTGCTCCGGCAGCAGTTCATACAG GACAGTCTCCCAGTGCAGTATGGGGACGAGTTCGACACCGCACTGGAGAGACTGGTGTGGGAGTTCATTGTCAGGCTGGACCAGCTGTTACCCGTCCCCTCGCTCAAACAG acagtGTCGTTACTCAGCGCTGCCCCCTGTGTGTGGGAGGACTCTCTGCGCCTGGCTCAGCCCCAGCTGCTGCACAACCTGCTGCAGCACCACAGAGAGCTGGGGCACCTAGAGCAGCTCTCTCACTCACCAGGAGGACCAACACCCAGCCACTCTACCGGCGATCTCTATG acTCTCAGGGAGACTCCatactctcctctctctccagttTTGTCCAGCAACCAAACACAGAAGGCAATGAATTAGGGCCCAGCCCCGTCTACACGAGCACCCACTGGCCCGACACGGCAGCCAATCGCAGAGCAGATGATAGCCAAGCCCCGCCTGCCACGAGAACCAGGAGCAAGGCCACGCCCTCTCAGTCAAGCGCAAGGAAGAGGGCGGTGACAGTCAGTCGGGCTCTCACAGGGGACAGGGAGAGACGAGGGAGCCAGGAGAAGGGGGTgaggaggagagggggggaAGTGGGAGAGACAGgggtgaggaggaggagtgcgCGTCAGAGGGTGTGTGCGTCGGAGGGAAGgatagggagggagagaggctgCAGGAGTGTGGAGAGAAGgggggaggagaaggagagaggggcgATGTTCTATTGGAGTGacaaagggagagggaggaggagggaggcgGGGAAAGTGAGGTGGAAAGACAGAGGGAGGCAGAGCCAGAGCGAGAGGAGGGCGACCCGGAGCAGCCAGAGAGCCGGGCTGGGGGACTCCGCCGGCGTCCAGGAAGGGGTGGGACCTCTCGATCTGAAGGCCCGCTTCCTGGTGACTTCCTGTCTGCACAGCCAGCCCCGAGTGGTGATTCGCCGGCTGAGCTTCCCGACTCCGCCCCTTCCTGTGTCCACACCGCAGCACTCCCCGGTGAAGCTGGACGACCCGCCCGCCTCCAGGAGGCAGGAGGAGGAGACGCCCGTCCGGAGGGTGGTGACCCGGAAGAGGAAGCTGAGCGCCCCCCTGACGATCTCTCCGAGGCGACGGGCCTTGATGTCGTCGTTGGGGTCCGGGGAGaaaga GAACTACACTGACGTCCTTGAGGAAACGGGAAGCGTGTCCCCAGCCATCAGTCCCGTGAAAACACAGCCAG cgagGCCTCTGCTCTCTATTGAGCCGACCGATGACATCATTCTGGATTCAGAAGACGAAGAAACCAagaattttaaatgtaaa TTGTTTACGGAGCAGTACCACAGAACCAAATACAACACCTTCATCCCAACGCTGCGGGAGTTCCTGCAGCCCGGCCTGGGAGACAGAACTGTGGCCTGCTGA